The window AAGGAAGATCTCCAAAATCTTTATCAGAACTTTCCATTGCTTTAGAAAGCAATGTATTCTTTACAACTGCAAGCTGTATATTAGCCTTGAAACAAGCTCTTCTTAAATTAGAAGTCGTTTGTGCATCTAATCCAGAAATATCTGCTAGATAGATAATCGAGTTCTCAGCTAACTGTGCAGTTAAATCTTCTATTACTGTTAATTTTTCTTCTCTTGTCATGATTGAAAAAAATTTCTAACTACCAATTAAACTGCTTTCGGATCTACCGGTACACTAGGACTCATAGTACTAGAGATATTAATACTCTTAATATAAGTACCTTTAGCTGCAGTTGGCTTCAATTTGATTAATGTTGAAATTAATTCGTTCGCGTTACCAGCTATTTGCTCTGGAGTAAATGAAGCTTTACCGATAGCTACATGAACGATCCCAGTTTTATCAACTTTAAAATCAATCTTACCAGCCTTTACTTCCTTAACTGCCTTTGCTACATCCATAGTAACGGTCCCTGTCTTTGGGTTAGGCATTAAACCACGAGGCCCTAAAATACGACCTAGAGGACCTAATTTCCCCATTACGCTTGGCATAGTGATAATCACATCAACATCTGTCCAACCGTCTTTTATCTTTTGTAGATACTCATCTAAACCTACATAATCCGCTCCTGCCGCTTTAGCCTCTTCTTCTTTATCGGGAGTTACCAACGCAAGCACCTTAACATCTTTACCTGTACCGTGTGGAAGTGTAACAACACCTCTTACCATCTGATTGGCTTTACGAGGGTCTACTCCTAACCTTACAGCTAAATCTACCGATGCATCGAATTTAACATTAGTGATTTCCTTAACTAAAGCTGAAGCTTCTTGTACAGAATACAATTTGTTTCTGTCTACTTTCGCTAAAGCCTCTTTATGCTTTTTTGTCAATTTTGCCATTTCTAGATTCTTTTAAGATTAAAAAGGCTTATCACCTGTTACCGTTATACCCATAGATCTTGCAGTACCCGCAACCATACTCATCGCAGATTCAACTGTAAACGCATTTAAATCCTGCATTTTGTCTTCTGCAATAGTTTTCACCTGATCCCAAGTGATCTTAGCTACTTTTTTACGATTAGGCTCTCCCGAACCACTTTTAATCTTAGCCGCTTCCAATAGCTGAACTGCCGCTGGCGGTGTCTTTACGACAAAGTCGAACGACTTGTCACTATAAACCGTGATAACAACAGGTAATACTTTACCCTGTTTGTCCTGCGTACGAGCATTGAACTGCTTACAGAACTCCATGATGTTAACTCCGGCAGCACCTAAAGCGGGTCCAACCGGCGGCGATGGGTTCGCTGCGCCTCCCCTAACTTGTAGTTTAACTACTTTACTTACTTCTTTTGCCATTGTTATAGTTCAATTTAAAACAATTATGATCGCCTAATAAGGAAGCTAGGCGAATCTATATTTGCGTAACAAATTAAATTTTCTCCACTTGCATATAACTCAACTCCAATGGCGTCTTCCTTCCAAAGATCTTTACCATCACCTCGAGCTTACGCTTCTCTTCATTAACCTTCTCTACCGTTCCGTTGAACCCGTTAAAAGGACCATCGATCACTTTAACAGTCTCTCCAACCGTATACGGTATTGCCACATTATCAGTCTTAACAGAAAGCTCATCAACTTTTCCTAGCATCCTATTTACCTCAGACCTCCTTAAAGGAACCGGATCTCCTCCTTTAACTTCCCCCAAGAAACCGATTACCCCTGTAATCGACTTAATAACGTGCGCGACTTCACCTCCCAGGTTGGCCTTCACCATAACATAACCTGGAAAATAAACCCGTTCTTTATTTATTTTTTTTCCATTTCGTATCTGCACCACTTTTTCCGTTGGCACCAACACTTCTTCCACATAATCTTCGAAACCAAGGCGCGCCACTTCATTTTCAATGTAGTTTTTAACCTTGTTTTCCTGACCACTTACAGCCCTAACCACATACCATTGTTTCTTCAACCCTTCTGCCATCTCTCTTTATGGTTTAACCGATTAAATCAAAATAAAAACCAATCAACCTGGTAAATACAGTATCAACACCCCAGGTTGCTAAAGAAAACAAAATAGAAAAAACAGCAACAGTAACCATTAATTTCTGAGCATCCGCCCATGTAGGCCATGTCACGTTTGTTTTTAATTCCTCAAAAGATTCCTTTATGTAGTTTATTACTGTCATAGCTTAAGTCTTTCTAGCACGGGTGGAGAGATTCGAACTCCCATCAACGGTTTTGGAGACCGCTATTCTGCCATTGAACTACACCCGTATTCAAGTCTTAAGGCATCCCGATGCTTCGGGACACCTCAAAACCATATATATTGTGAAATTAGTCTAAAATTTCAGTTACCTGACCAGCACCTACTGTTCTACCACCTTCACGGATAGCGAAACGTAAACCTACGCTACAAGCAACAGGGCTTAATAGATCTACAGTGATTGTCAAGTTATCACCCGGCATAACCATCTCAACACCATCAGGAAGTGAAATAGTACCGGTTACGTCTGTTGTTCTCAAGTAGAACTGAGGACGGTAGTTGTTATGGAACGGAGTATGACGACCACCTTCTTCTTTCTTAAGGATATACACCTCTGCTTTAAATTTAGCATGCGGCTTAACAGAACCTGGCTTACAGATTACCATACCTCTCTTAATATCGGTTTTCTCGATACCTCTTAAAAGTAAACCTACGTTATCACCAGCTTCACCTCTATCAAGTATTTTACGGAACATCTCAACCCCTGTAATCGTAGAAGTCAATTTCTCAGCTCCCATACCGATGATCTCAACAGGATCTCCTGTATTTGCGATACCAGTCTCGATACGACCAGTTGCAACTGTACCACGACCTGTAATTGTAAATACATCTTCGATCGGCATTAAGAAATCCTTATCTACGTCACGCTTAGGAAGTTCGATCCAGTTATCAACAGCATCCATAAGCGCCAATACAGTATCAACCCACTTTTGCTCACCATTAAGAGCACCAAGAGCAGAACCAGAAACTACAGGACCATTATCTCCATCATAGTCATAGAAAGAAAGCAATTCTCTAACTTCCATCTCTACCAACTCTAAAAGCTCCTCATCATCAACCATATCAACCTTGTTCAAGAAAACAACGATTCTTGGAACACCTACCTGACGACCTAAAAGGATATGCTCACGAGTTTGCGGCATAGGACCATCAGTAGCAGCTACCACCAAAATAGCACCATCCATCTGAGCAGCACCGGTTACCATGTTTTTAACGTAATCGGCGTGACCTGGACAGTCAACGTGTGCATAGTGACGATTAGCAGTTTGATATTCAACGTGTGAAGTATTAATTGTAATACCTCTTTCTTTCTCTTCCGGAGCGTTATCGATTGAATCGAAAGAACGCGCATCAGAAAGTCCAGCATCTGCCAACACTTTAGTAATAGCAGCAGTTAGGGTAGTTTTACCGTGATCTACGTGTCCAATAGTACCAATATTTAAGTGCGGTTTGGAACGATCAAAAGTTTCCTTTGCCATGATTTAATAATTTTAATCTTAGTTATATATTAGTGTTCAAAAATAAACAACATATGAGCCAACGACGGGATTTGAACCCGTGACCTCTTCCTTACCAAGGAAGCACTCTACCCCTGAGCTACGTCGGCTTGAAAATTTAAAAGAGCGGGAGACGAGGGTCGAACTCGCGACATTCAGCTTGGAAGGCTGACGCTCTACCAACTGAGCTACTCCCGCTTATTAAACAAACAACTCAACAATAGAGTCGTTAACAGTACTCGTGGGGAGAGCAGGATTCGAACCTGCGAAGGTAAAAACCAACAGATTTACAGTCTGTCCTCGTTGGCCGCTTGAGTATCTCCCCAAACCATTAATTATATGAACTTTTACTTTATTTCCTATTGAGCCGATGGAGGGACTCGAACCCACGACCTGCTGATTACAAATCAGCTGCTCTAGCCAGCTGAGCTACATCGGCAAACACAATAAAAAAGCCCGCTATTTCTAACGGACTGCAAATGTATATATTTTATTTTTTTTTCAAAACAAAATATCTAAAATTTTTATTCTAGATATGTGTCCTTAACTTTTCTTTGCGTTTTACCAATACACGCTCCAACGAACTGGCGGCACTGTCAACAGCCTCTTCAAATGTCTTACATTGCTTTTTCACTATAAATTCATCTCCCGGGACATGCACCTTAACCTCCACAACTTTATTTTCCTTTTGACTCGTTTTCTGCACTTTCAAGTATACATCGGAATGTATTACCCTGTCATAAAAAACCTCTAGCTTATCCATTCTCCTCTGAATGAAATCGATCAACTTTTGGTCTGCTGCAAAATTCACAGATTGAGTGTGTACTTTCATTACGCTTATTTTTTAAGGTTAAACAATTAAAACGGCAAGAATGAGGATTAATTGTTTCTAGGATGGTTCCCGTAGGCTTTTTTCAATTCCTCCATACTATTATGAGTATACACCTGAGTAGAAGCTAAACTAGAATGACCCAACAATTCTTTTACCGCATTTAAATCTGCACCATTGTTCAGTAAATGAGTAGCAAATGTATGTCTGAGTATATGCGGACTCTTCTTTACCTTAGTGGATGCTCTACTAAAATAATTATTTATTACTCTATAAACAAACGTTTCATAAATTTTATGACCCGACTTTAACAAAAACAAGAAGCCCTCCGGATTCTTATTTTCAAGCTCCTTCCTATACCTCAAATACTTATGCAAAGAATCTTCTACAAAAGGCAATAAAGGAGCTAGTCGCTCTTTATTTCTCTTACCAAGGATCCTGATCGTTTTATTGAAAAAGTCCACATCCCTTTCTTTCAGCCCGATCAATTCTGCCCTCCTCATCCCTGTTGCGTAAAACATTTCCACCAACAACCTGTCCCTGCTCGACTCAAACGTATCTTCTGCAGACATTAAAGCAAACACACTTTTCATTTCATCTTCAGAAAAAGGCACTTCAAGCTTCTTAACCGTTTTTAAAGCCTTGTGTTTAGACAGGGGATTAACGGCAACGACACCTATTTTCAACAAAAACCTATAATACGCCTTAAGAGAAGAAACCTTTCTGTTCACCGACCTGTTACTTATTCCACTTTCTACAAGGCTAATGATCCACGATCTGATCTGCGCATAGTTCACATCATCGATCACACCGTCATCATACTCCGCTTCACAATAAGATGAAAACTCCGTTAAGTCATTAATATAAGCTGTAATCGTATGCGAAGAATAATTCTTTTCCAACAAAAGATACTCCTGAAACTTCTGAAAAGACATAAAAAAACCGTTATTAAACAAAGTTATAAAACTTTATCCAATAACGGCTTTAAAATTATTTACATCCCGGAACTATATCTCTTCCTGATCTCTTAATCCCTGAATGTATTGTGCTTTCTGAATTTCAGCTCTTCTTTGAACAGAAGGTTTCGTAAACTGCTGTCTGCCTCTCAGCTGACGCATAGTCCCTGTTCTGTCAAACTTACGCTTGTAACGCTTTAGCGCTCTATCTATATTTTCTCCTTCTTTTATTGGTATAATTAGCATGCTCTACACACCTCCTTTCATTTGGACGGCAAATATACTAATTAATAAAAACCGAACAACTAAAAATCACAAAAAATCACTTTCTTATTTTAGTATATGCCGAGAGATCACTAATTTTTGGATCTCAGTAGTTCCTTCTCCTATGGTACAAAGCTTAGAATCCCTGTAAAATTTCTCTACCGGGAAATCCTTGGTATAACCATACCCTCCATGAATCTGAACAGCCTCATTGGCTACCTTCACACAAACTTCTGAAGCATACATCTTGGCCATCGCCCCGATTTTGGTCATCCTCCTTCCCGCATTCTTTTCAAAAGCAGCCTTGTGCAACAATAATTCTGAAGCCTCTATTTCGGTTGCCATATCCGCCAACTTAAAAGAAATCCCCTGAAACTCAGAAATCGGCTTTCCAAACTGAACGCGTTCTTTCGAGTATTTTAAAGCTGCCTCATAAGCCCCCCTAGCAATACCGAGAGAAAGAGCTCCTATCGAAATCCTCCCCCCGTCCAACACCTTCATTGCCTGGACAAACCCGTCTCCAACCTCTCCCAACCTGTTGGTATCGGGAATTCTGCAATCCTGAAAGATCAGCTCTGCGGTTTCACTGGCTCTCATTCCCAGTTTATTCTCCTTCTTACCGCTGGAAAACCCCGGAGTTCCCTTTTCTACAACAAAAGCCGTCATTCCATGCGAATCGCCTTTTTCTCCGGTTCTTACGATCACTACGGCCATATCTCCCGAAATACCGTGCGTAATAAAGTTCTTCGCCCCGTTAAGCACCCACTCACTTCCTTCTTTAACCGCTGTAGTGTTCATCCCTCCGGCATCAGAGCCTGTATTATGCTCCGTCAGACCCCAGGCACCAATCCATGCTCCGGAGGCTAATTTAGGAAGCCATTTTGCCTTTTGTTCCTCACTACCGAATTCTAAAACATGATTCGTACACAACGAATTGTGTGCAGCAACCGAAAGCCCGATTGCCGGATCAACTTTAGAGATCTCTTCTATAATAGCTATGTACTCATGGTACGACAGTCCAGACCCACCATACTGTTCAGGCACCAGAACCCCCATAAAGCCCATTTCACCGGCTTTCTTAAAAACCTCAACGGGAAACAGCTGTTCTTCATCCCATTCCAATACATTAGGAGCTATATATTGTTTTGCAAAATCTCGTGCCGAATTTGCAACCATTTCCTGCATTTCAGAATAATCAAAATTCATTTTTGTCACCAATTCTGTATTCATTATTCAATAACTTTTAATCAACCGTCAAATATACTTGAATTAGATTTATTTTATCTGAAGGAAATCCCTGAATTTTTGTTAATTCTGCCAAATCCTTTATTTCCCCTTTCTTCGTTCTGTACATTACAATTGCTGTCGCAAAATCTTTATCTATGTACACATGCGATGTCAATTGTTTTACACTCGCTTCATTTACATTCATTTTTCTGATTGCAGACAGATCATCTACTTTAAATTTACGAAATATCCGGCGAACAACCAGGCTGTCTAATCCATATACCTCGTATAGCTGGTTCATCTCTATATACCCGCCGAGCAGGCCCCTGTATTTCAAAATCCTGTTTGAAAATACTTTTCCTACTCCTTTGATTTTCATTAATTCGCGAGATTCCGCTTTATTTATATCCAACTTGCCCTCTACACCGCTTTCTTCACCGTTTAAATGTTGATGTGTAATCTGCGGGGATACTCTTTTTAGCTCCGGAAACCGGAAGTAAGGACTTATAATCTTCAATAAAGAATCGGAGAGCTCCGTCACCTCTTTAAATTCCTTAACCGAATTCACATACATTCCCTTTTTCCTATACTCATAGAGTCTGTCCAGTTCTGCCGGAGCCATCCCCAGCGAATACCCTTTAAAATCATCTATATAATTCGGATTAAACCTGTATACCTCATAAGCCCTTTCCTGTTTCAGGTCGTTCAGGGAATCCAGACCGTTTTCGGCTTCCAAAAGACTCCAGAATCTGGATTCGTATGACCGGTCCGTAAAAAAAGAGAACAACCGGACCGTTAAAATAATTACCACCAAAAAAAACATCCCATTTCTCTGGCTTCTGTTAAACCTGAAATGGGATGTAGCTTTCATTGTTTTTTGATCCGGTTAACTTGTCGCTTGCTGCGTGTCTGTAGTTGCAGCTCCCTGACGTTCTTTTTTAAAGAGCTTATTGTTTTTTAATTTACTCCAGTATTCATTAAGATCTTTACGGACTTCTCCACTCATCATATAGAGACCTATAATATTAGGGAACGACATTGCAAGAATCATCATATCAGAAAAATCCAATACCGCCCCAAGGCTTACAGAAGCTCCTATTACTACAAATACCAAAAACAACATTTTATATACAAACTCCGTACGCTTGCTCTTTCCGAAAAGATAAGTCCAGGCTCTCATCCCGTAATAAGACCATGATATCATCGTTGAAAATGCAAAAAGAAAAACAGCTACGGCAAGCACATAAGGGAACCAGCTGATAACACTTTCAAAGGCATCAGAGGTTAATTGCGCTCCTCCTAATCCCTGCACTTCGTGCATTCCTGTAAAGATCAGCACCAAAGCAGTTAAGGTACATACGACAACAGTATCGATAAACGGCTCCAATAAGGCTACAAAACCTTCTGAGGGCGGATGATTGGTTTTAGCCGTACTATGCGCAATCGCAGCCGAACCAACCCCAGCCTCATTCGAAAATGCCGCACGTTGAAAACCGACTATCAATACACCTATAACACCTCCTTTTAATGCACTTGGAGTAAAAGCCCCATCTATAATTGCTGAAAAAGCAGGGATAATATTTTCAATATTCATAAAGATAACGACCAATGCCGCCAATACATATATGGAAGCCATTACAGGTACCACCTTACCTGTTACCCTTGCTATACTGTTAATTCCACCAATAATTACAACCCCTACCAATACAGCAGTAATAACACCGAACAAAGGTCCGTTACCCTGTAGCATCGGGAACTGGCTCGACAACTGTTCAAAAGACTGGTTAGCCTGAAACATATTACCGCCACCAAAAGAAGCACCGACAGCCAAAACCGCAAATAATCCTGCCAGCACCTTACCCAGTCCTTTTAAATTTCTTTTTTCCAAACCATACCTCAAATAATTCATCGGCCCTCCGAATACCCTTCCATCAGGAAGTATATCCCTGTACTTAACACCCAGAGTACACTCAACGAATTTTGAAGACATCCCCAGCAATCCGGCTACAATCATCCATAAGGTAGCTCCTGCTCCTCCCAATGAAATTGCAACTGCCACTCCTGCTATATTCCCCAAACCGACTGTTCCGGAAACAGCTGTGGCCAATGCCTGAAAGTGAGTTACCTGCCCCGGTGCATCAGGGTCGTCATACTTCCCTTTTGCCAGGTCTACCGAATGCCTGAATCCTCTTATATTGATAAAGCCCATTCTGAGAGTGAAGAATGTGGCTCCAAGTAAAAGCCATACCACTATAAAAGGAATATTCTTTGTTTGGGGGTCTCCGTTAGGGTGCAACAAGACAATCTGCTCGTCATATTCAATTTCTGCCAGATAATGAGCACCTTGCTCAATCACATGTTTAGGATTATCTGAATTATATATTACTCCTCCTTCTTTTACAAGGTAATTAAGCGTACCGCTTACCGATGACACAACCTCTTCTTCTGCCCCTGAGGCTCTTGACACAATAGCTATGGGCTCTCCTTTTTTAACTTTAGCCCCTTCCGGTTTCAACCATTTTTTCAACACAAACTTATCGTCTATTTCAGACGACCAACCCGGAGCACCCACAAGTTTTACATCGGCATAAACCACCGGATCGTACAATCCGGTCGCCGCAAAAGGGTCCCAGAACAAAACTGACCCGATAGCTGCCACTGCCGGGGTCATCGTACCATTAAAAATTTCAGCAATCGCCCTGGCAGGAACTTCGTACTCTTTAGTTACAGTCAGTCCGTTTGCATCGGTAACAGTTACCGTATACGGAATACCTTCAACCAATCCCGATGCTATATTCGAATTTAGCGGCGTAGATTGATTACTCCACTTATATGTATAAGGTTCTTGCCCGCCTTCAACTTTAATCGATATTTGTCCGTCATTAATTACCCTGGAAGGATTATCTATCGTCTCCTTTACTACGAGTTCTTGCGAATAGGCAACAACAGATATAGCCATCATTAATAGCAAGAGAAAAGGTTTCTTCATAATATACTTTTTCGTTAATTTTAGGTTAGGTTATGTTTATCAGGACGCCAATATCTTAAAAATTATCAATCAAGACAAATTTTATGTATTATATGTAACGTCACTTGGTATTGAAAATCAATCAGTATAGCTGTTATTATTCCAGACAAGAAGCATCTGTTTATATTTTGTCTGAAGCTGACTCATACTTCAGAGGAGGGACAGGTATTTTGTTCTTCTCATTCTTTTGGTTTTGGTTCATTAACTGTTTGATTGCAGAAAAATGTTTAGTTATGCATAACTTTCTTTTATATGAAACATTTCATTCAATCTTTTAATTTGTTCGGGTCTTCCCAATACTACCAACTTGCAGCTTGGAAGTAACCTGGTATCGCCTTCGGGATTTATAATAAAATCTCCGGAAGCCTCTTTATACCCAATAACGGTACACCCGGTTACACTACGCAAATTAAGGTCTATCAGTGATTTATACTGGTATTTTTCAGGAAGATCCTCCATAGACACCTCTTCAAGGGTAATCGTATCTCTCCCTTCAATAGCGAGTTGCCTGACGAATTCAACCAAATCCGGGAGCACTACCAATGAAGCCATATGATCTCCTCCTATCTTATCCGGCATAATTGTTTTATCAGCACCTGCAAGCTCCAGTTTCCTTTGAGAAGATTCTTCCGAGGCCCTGCTGATGATATTCAGGTTCGAATTTAGCTGTCTTGCAGACAAGACAACAAAAAGGTTATCTGCATCATTTGGCAATGCCGATATTAACACCTGAGCGTTTATTATTCCGGCATCGAGCAGTATTTCATCTTCATTCGCATTTCCGTGAATAAACAGGATATTTTCGTCCATCTCCTTTTCGATCACCTCCTCGTTACTTTCTATCACCACAAAAGGCTTTTTATAACGCAATAACTTAAGCGCTGCTTGTTTTCCGTTTCTTCCGTAACCACATATAATAACATGATTATCGAGCTGATTAATTTTTCGCTTCATCCTTCTCAATTTTATTTGCTGAACCGTGCTTCTGACCAATAAATATTCCGTTATAATCGATATTGCAAATGCAAATATGAAAACACTCGATATGATTAAAAAGATCGTAAATATTTTCGCATCACTATCTAAAGGTCTCACTTCACTAAAACCAACAGTGGTTACCGTGATAACGGTCATATAAGTAGCATCGATCCAATCGTATTCACCGAAGTACCTGTATCCAAAAACCCCAAATAGAAAAACAAACACCAGAAGTGCTATGGCAATATAGAATTTTGACCTGAAGAGTTTAAACATAAATTCTATAAATCAAAGACAGACGTTCGCTTCGTGTAAACAAGATCTTTTAACTTTAACCAGAATGCAAGATTTAAATACACTATAAACCAAACTCCCAGGGTAGCAAAAGATGCATAGATAAAGAAGAGGCGGACATTTTTTGCCTTTACCCCCATCTTTTCAGCTAAACGGGATGACACTTCAAAACCGTGCTTTTCAAAAAAGTAACGTAAGTTGCTAATTTTATTCATCGTTGTAAATATAATAACTATTCATTAATTAACTTGTTTCCAATTTCACATTGAAGACATTTATTTTTTGAACAATAGTTATTATACAAATGCAATAATGATTGACTGCCAAATGCAGAGGAGACATCAATTCCTGATTGTCTAAACCCTGTAATAATGGAATTATCCTCAGGTTTCAATGCCCCGATCATGCTAATAATTTCTTCATCAAAAGACGCTCCTGTATACTGGGCATATTTAAACTTAACGGGAATTACTGTATTAATGACTATAAGGTCGATAAAAGATCTGGTTGTTTTCTTTTTCCTTTTCAGGGCAGACTTTTTACCGAATGTATAATGAGAATCCCAATACGAGGATGCCACAGCATGAAAAAGTTTATAACACGCCTCCATCGAGTTTAATTCAATAACTTTTGAGAACAAATGCTCTTCATTACTGTATAGGCTGCAAAATTGTGATAACCTGATGGTCGGGAAATTGTTCGGCCGCAGTCTGAAGAAAGAAGGGGCTACAACTGATTCATTGCTCAGATTGAACTTATTTTTCAGAAAAGCGTATTGATCCCGCAACGCTATAAAATAAGCATCCGGAAGACCGGCATCTAACAATCCTGCCATACCGAACAATAAAGCCTCAAACGATTGCCGGCTCGCCTTCACCTTCCTTATTACCCCGTATGGTATAGCTCCGGCTATACTTGCAAATGAATCTGCATTTATTTTAAACCCGAAATTGCGGATTAAAGAACTGAATACAATGTCATCCCAGTCATTATTATTTAACTGCAACTCCTTTTCTATTTTCTTGGTTTTATGCTGTAAGCGTTCAAAATACAAACGCTCTGACCAACGATGCCTCAACAAAGGATTTATATCCGATATACTGTCTTCACAATTGATAAATTGTTTTTTAGCCGACATCAGCTTCTTATAATTTGTCAATGCACTACAAGAAACATAT of the Zhouia spongiae genome contains:
- the nusG gene encoding transcription termination/antitermination protein NusG; translation: MAEGLKKQWYVVRAVSGQENKVKNYIENEVARLGFEDYVEEVLVPTEKVVQIRNGKKINKERVYFPGYVMVKANLGGEVAHVIKSITGVIGFLGEVKGGDPVPLRRSEVNRMLGKVDELSVKTDNVAIPYTVGETVKVIDGPFNGFNGTVEKVNEEKRKLEVMVKIFGRKTPLELSYMQVEKI
- the rpsU gene encoding 30S ribosomal protein S21 yields the protein MLIIPIKEGENIDRALKRYKRKFDRTGTMRQLRGRQQFTKPSVQRRAEIQKAQYIQGLRDQEEI
- the hpf gene encoding ribosome hibernation-promoting factor, HPF/YfiA family, yielding MKVHTQSVNFAADQKLIDFIQRRMDKLEVFYDRVIHSDVYLKVQKTSQKENKVVEVKVHVPGDEFIVKKQCKTFEEAVDSAASSLERVLVKRKEKLRTHI
- the secE gene encoding preprotein translocase subunit SecE, with product MTVINYIKESFEELKTNVTWPTWADAQKLMVTVAVFSILFSLATWGVDTVFTRLIGFYFDLIG
- the tuf gene encoding elongation factor Tu — encoded protein: MAKETFDRSKPHLNIGTIGHVDHGKTTLTAAITKVLADAGLSDARSFDSIDNAPEEKERGITINTSHVEYQTANRHYAHVDCPGHADYVKNMVTGAAQMDGAILVVAATDGPMPQTREHILLGRQVGVPRIVVFLNKVDMVDDEELLELVEMEVRELLSFYDYDGDNGPVVSGSALGALNGEQKWVDTVLALMDAVDNWIELPKRDVDKDFLMPIEDVFTITGRGTVATGRIETGIANTGDPVEIIGMGAEKLTSTITGVEMFRKILDRGEAGDNVGLLLRGIEKTDIKRGMVICKPGSVKPHAKFKAEVYILKKEEGGRHTPFHNNYRPQFYLRTTDVTGTISLPDGVEMVMPGDNLTITVDLLSPVACSVGLRFAIREGGRTVGAGQVTEILD
- the rplA gene encoding 50S ribosomal protein L1 — its product is MAKLTKKHKEALAKVDRNKLYSVQEASALVKEITNVKFDASVDLAVRLGVDPRKANQMVRGVVTLPHGTGKDVKVLALVTPDKEEEAKAAGADYVGLDEYLQKIKDGWTDVDVIITMPSVMGKLGPLGRILGPRGLMPNPKTGTVTMDVAKAVKEVKAGKIDFKVDKTGIVHVAIGKASFTPEQIAGNANELISTLIKLKPTAAKGTYIKSINISSTMSPSVPVDPKAV
- a CDS encoding tyrosine-type recombinase/integrase translates to MSFQKFQEYLLLEKNYSSHTITAYINDLTEFSSYCEAEYDDGVIDDVNYAQIRSWIISLVESGISNRSVNRKVSSLKAYYRFLLKIGVVAVNPLSKHKALKTVKKLEVPFSEDEMKSVFALMSAEDTFESSRDRLLVEMFYATGMRRAELIGLKERDVDFFNKTIRILGKRNKERLAPLLPFVEDSLHKYLRYRKELENKNPEGFLFLLKSGHKIYETFVYRVINNYFSRASTKVKKSPHILRHTFATHLLNNGADLNAVKELLGHSSLASTQVYTHNSMEELKKAYGNHPRNN
- the rplK gene encoding 50S ribosomal protein L11 is translated as MAKEVSKVVKLQVRGGAANPSPPVGPALGAAGVNIMEFCKQFNARTQDKQGKVLPVVITVYSDKSFDFVVKTPPAAVQLLEAAKIKSGSGEPNRKKVAKITWDQVKTIAEDKMQDLNAFTVESAMSMVAGTARSMGITVTGDKPF
- a CDS encoding acyl-CoA dehydrogenase family protein; the encoded protein is MNFDYSEMQEMVANSARDFAKQYIAPNVLEWDEEQLFPVEVFKKAGEMGFMGVLVPEQYGGSGLSYHEYIAIIEEISKVDPAIGLSVAAHNSLCTNHVLEFGSEEQKAKWLPKLASGAWIGAWGLTEHNTGSDAGGMNTTAVKEGSEWVLNGAKNFITHGISGDMAVVIVRTGEKGDSHGMTAFVVEKGTPGFSSGKKENKLGMRASETAELIFQDCRIPDTNRLGEVGDGFVQAMKVLDGGRISIGALSLGIARGAYEAALKYSKERVQFGKPISEFQGISFKLADMATEIEASELLLHKAAFEKNAGRRMTKIGAMAKMYASEVCVKVANEAVQIHGGYGYTKDFPVEKFYRDSKLCTIGEGTTEIQKLVISRHILK
- a CDS encoding ComEA family DNA-binding protein, whose translation is MKATSHFRFNRSQRNGMFFLVVIILTVRLFSFFTDRSYESRFWSLLEAENGLDSLNDLKQERAYEVYRFNPNYIDDFKGYSLGMAPAELDRLYEYRKKGMYVNSVKEFKEVTELSDSLLKIISPYFRFPELKRVSPQITHQHLNGEESGVEGKLDINKAESRELMKIKGVGKVFSNRILKYRGLLGGYIEMNQLYEVYGLDSLVVRRIFRKFKVDDLSAIRKMNVNEASVKQLTSHVYIDKDFATAIVMYRTKKGEIKDLAELTKIQGFPSDKINLIQVYLTVD
- a CDS encoding amino acid carrier protein; its protein translation is MKKPFLLLLMMAISVVAYSQELVVKETIDNPSRVINDGQISIKVEGGQEPYTYKWSNQSTPLNSNIASGLVEGIPYTVTVTDANGLTVTKEYEVPARAIAEIFNGTMTPAVAAIGSVLFWDPFAATGLYDPVVYADVKLVGAPGWSSEIDDKFVLKKWLKPEGAKVKKGEPIAIVSRASGAEEEVVSSVSGTLNYLVKEGGVIYNSDNPKHVIEQGAHYLAEIEYDEQIVLLHPNGDPQTKNIPFIVVWLLLGATFFTLRMGFINIRGFRHSVDLAKGKYDDPDAPGQVTHFQALATAVSGTVGLGNIAGVAVAISLGGAGATLWMIVAGLLGMSSKFVECTLGVKYRDILPDGRVFGGPMNYLRYGLEKRNLKGLGKVLAGLFAVLAVGASFGGGNMFQANQSFEQLSSQFPMLQGNGPLFGVITAVLVGVVIIGGINSIARVTGKVVPVMASIYVLAALVVIFMNIENIIPAFSAIIDGAFTPSALKGGVIGVLIVGFQRAAFSNEAGVGSAAIAHSTAKTNHPPSEGFVALLEPFIDTVVVCTLTALVLIFTGMHEVQGLGGAQLTSDAFESVISWFPYVLAVAVFLFAFSTMISWSYYGMRAWTYLFGKSKRTEFVYKMLFLVFVVIGASVSLGAVLDFSDMMILAMSFPNIIGLYMMSGEVRKDLNEYWSKLKNNKLFKKERQGAATTDTQQATS